One Synechococcales cyanobacterium T60_A2020_003 genomic window, AATGTAGCTGCTTCAGCCATTCTCATTAACAATTCTTATTGCGGTGACCAGGTACCTCGTACTAGTTTTGAGTTTTCAGTTTTGAGTTATAAATGCCTTGTACGTCAGGAATTTCAGCCTTTCATGAGTAGCGGGAATTGTTGAAGTTGGTATCACTCATCAAAATTCCGAACGAGCTGCAAAAGGGTCCCAGAGTTGATTCAGCTAATATCCCTGACCACCCCTAGGACACTGATACTTAAATACCTCAGCTCTGACGGTTACCCTGGCTGCAACGAACCAGATGTTAGATACGAGACTTAGGGTAAGCACACATCGCCCGCTAGTTTGGGTGCGGGGGTATCGGCGGTGATAGCATCCGCAATTAGAGCTGTACCTGTCAGTGTGGATTCTGTCCATTCTGGAGCGACTGAAGGGTTTGATGCATAGGAACTGCCCGTCCACTGAATCACATGGTAGTCTGACGCTGCTCCCCCTCCAGACACCGGGATCACTAGATCACGCCATCCATCGGTTTGATTTTCGGTGGCAATGATGGGATTCCGTGCGACGGTGATGCGAGAGTTCAGAGCATAGTCTGAGCCATTGACATTAAATATGAGAACAGTGCAACCTCCCGTACCGCATGTGTAAGGGCCGACTAGGTACGCGATCGCCTCATCTATACCATCCTGATTTAGATCGTCAAAAGTATAAAAGTAGCGGACAGCGGACGAATCTGAAGGATCGGTATCGGTACAGGGGTATTCTGGCAGTTCTTTCAGAATAGCTTGGGCTAAAGCTACGTTTTCTTGCTGATCTGCGTAGATTGGAGTTAACTCTGTTGCTAATTCCGGTGCTGAACTTGATGGGGCCGTTGTATCAGTTTTGGTCTGAGGAACTGGGATCGTCTGCGGGCTTGTCTGCTTAGGTAGTTGTGCTAGAGAAGATGGTGATGCAATCGCCGTAGGTTGTACGGTTTCTACGGCTTTCGGTGGCTCGGTGTTACTGCCACGAAATAACACTGCACTAGCAGCGTAGCTTGTTCCTGCGATGGCGACTCCAGCAGCGATCGCCACTAATACACCGTGATTCCTATCCATAGCGTTCCCCATAAAATGCATAAACCTCTGCGATCTTTGACTGTGTACAAAAGCACAAAGTTTCGGATCGCAGAGGAAATTATGAGAAATAGCCTGGAGGTAACTTAAGCGACGTCGTGCAATCTACGAGTTCGCCGTTTGAGTTGCTAAAAGATCTTTCAGCTTCTCCAACTCTTTCGCCCAGCGAGGATCGGGTTGTACGGAGTCACTTGAGGTCGAGGTGCCTTCCGAGGAGGATCGGCGGGATTTACCATTACCACCCTTGCTACGACGAGCGGGTGCACTGCTGACACTGGGAGCCTCGATCGCTTCATCCTTACCTTTAGAGCGAGGTAATGCCTTTTCGATCTTCAAGCTTGTTTCCTTGAACTCGTAACCGTTAAATTTTTCAATGATTTGATCAGCAGTTTCATCATCCTTGACGGTTACAAAACCGAAGCCACGGCATTTGCCGGTCTTCCGATCTGTAATGACCTTGGCAGATGCAGCATCACCATATTCTTCAAAAATGGCTTGCAGCTCTTGCTTTTCTACTTCTTTAGGCAAATTACCCACGTATAAACGGATGGACATAAGACAAGATACCTCCAGAACCGGGTTGGAACAATTTACAAAAAACTAATACCTTACAAACTGGCCTGAGAACAGATTAACGTCTGTTTTCTTAAATAGGGGGATATCAATAACTGATGTGATTAGAGTTCACTGAAGCATACGGCTAGTTTCAAGTACCTAACAAATTCAATACTCTCCAGTGGTTCACTATCGATGTTCAGGGACAAAAACGCAGTCTCAGAATGTCGCGCCATTCACTAAGTTATCACGACCTAAGATTCCCTAGACAGGGAAAACGGAATTTTACTTCTGCTGATAGATCCGTCGCTGTCCCTAGAGACCCATTACTCACCTGCGTGAGCCAAGAACGTATTGCGAGAGAATTGATTAACATTGAATAAAGAACTTGTCAAGCTGACGTTTGAGACTCCGAAGAACCAGTTCGGGAATCAAATCTATACACTTTGCATATGTAAAGAAAAGTAACATTGATTAAAGCGAGGTGCAACCCTGGTTGTCGAGGTTTCAAGGGCGATCGCCTGGAGAATGACTATGACTATGAGTAAGCAGCAGTTCTTTAATGCATGGGCATCGTCTTACGATTGGTTGCTTCCATCGGTGTTTTACCAAGCTGCACATCAGCACATGATGGACTATGTAGACCTCAAGGAACGGGCTAGCGTTCTAGATATTGGGTGTGGAACCGGACGACTACTGTATCGGTTGAACGATCGGTACCCTGGCATTAACGGCATTGGAATCGATTTCTCTCTGCAGATGCTGCGGCAAGCCCGTCAACAGCGGGGCGATCGCACCCGTCTCATTTTTATCCAAGGCCGTGCAGACTCGCTCCGTTTTGCAGATGAGCAGTTTGATACGGTCTTTTGTACGTTTAGCTTTATGCATTATCCCGACCCCGACCGAGTACTGGCCGAAGTCTATCGGGTGCTGAAGCCAGGAGGCCAGTTTTATCTATTAGATCCCCTATTGTCTCTATTAGATCCCCTATTATCCTCCGCATATAGAATTCAGCACCTGCCCTTATCTCCACGCGGCATTCGCTTTTACTCAGCAGGCGATCGCGATGCCCTAGCGCAGCACGCAAATTTCGGTCCAGGGAGGCATTATCCCATCTTTTTCGTATCCCTCCTCAGTATTTTTGAGAAGTAACCTGGAAAGACTTAACCGTTTCGATTCTGCTCTAAGCGAACGTTGTGATGTCTATCCTGGGCAAACCTGAGTCTTATCTCCAGGGACGGCGTATACAGAATCTGTCCTGAAAATAGATTGTCACGGTCGGGAGAGTGGATCAGCGTCATGGGTGATCAGTGTCAAAATGTACAGACATAGATTATGAAATTTATAAGGAGCGTTAAAGAAACTGCACAGGTTTTGATAGGATGTGGTTGAAACGCCAAACAAGTAGCGGTATACGCTATAACCACTGCATGCTGACCTTAGAAGCAACAAAATCCAACGCAGAAGTTTCGCTAGGACGAGTGCTGGTTGTTGAGGATGAGGCTCTGATTCGAGATACAATTGCTCTAGCCTTATCAGACGAAGGATACGAGGTTCTGCTTGCAGAAGATGGCAGGCAAGCCTTGGAGATGACCCACCAAAGTTCTGATGCCGGGTCTCATCTAATCGGTGTTGACCTCATCATTCTCGACTTAATGTTGCCCTATGTGAACGGGTTAGATTTGTGTCGTTTAATCCGTCACAGTGGGGATAACGTTCCAATTTTAATTTTGAGTGCAAAAGGAAGTGAAACCGATCGAGTAGTCGGACTTGAAGTGGGAGCAGATGACTACTTAGCCAAACCTTTTGGGATGCGTGAACTAGTTGCTCGATGTCGGGCTTTACTGCGGCGTTACCGTCATAGCCAACCGTCCTCCGAACCTCAGGAAGCGACCTTACAATTTAAAGACATCACCCTTTATCCACAAGAGTGCCGCGTTACGGTTCGTGGCGAGGAAATCAACCTCTCGCCCAAAGAATTTCGTATTCTAGAGCTGTTTATTAGCCATCCGCGCCGAGTGTGGTCACGCGAGCAGTTGATTGAACGGGTCTGGGGGCCGGATTTTATGGGAGATAGTAAAACGGTTGATGTTCATATCCGCTGGCTCCGGGAGAAGCTTGAGAACGATCCGAGTCATCCACAATATCTAATGACTGTGCGCGGATTTGGCTACCGCTTGGGTTGAGTACTCCGTAGCTGTTCGGCTTAACGACTGCGTAAATGATCTTTGCCCTTCATCAGTCATCTCTGTTCCTATTGGTAGCAGAGTTACTCTGTGTATTTGAACTGACGTGACGTTACATTATCACCGCAGGCGCGATTCCGAAACCTTGGAATGGGGCACTATAGGAGAACCTAGGCACTATCACCTCCAAATTTTTCGCTCTAGCTCATGCCAACCCCAACCATCAGCATCTAAGGATTAAACGCCGTGTTAAAAATCGTAGCCATTCACTCCTTTCGAGGTGGCACAGGAAAATCCAACGTTACGGCGAACATTGCTACAATCCTAGCGAGTTGGGGCCAGCGGGTCGGTATTATCGATACAGATTTACAGTCTCCGGGGATCCACATCCTCTTCAGTTTGGATCAAGACAAGCTGTCCTATACATTGAATGATTATCTGTGGAAGGACTGCGAAATCAACGACGCAGCCTACGACGTTACTCCTGCCCAGCTTGCCTCTGCGCTTAATGATGGAAAGATTTTTCTAGCGCCTGGTAGTTTCCGGGCCGAGGATATTACACGCATCGTGAATGAAGGCTATGATATGGAACGACTGAGTGGCGGCATCCATGATTTGGGCGATCGCCTCAATCTAGACTACGTGCTAATTGACACCCATCCAGGGCTAAACCAAGAGACACTGCTTGCTATGGCTCTGGCTGATTTACTCGTCTTCATCCTGCGTCCAGATAGTCAGGATTTTCAGGGAACAGCCGTTATGATTGATGTTGCTAGACAACTGGGGATTCCCGACATCCTAACAGTGGTCAATAGGGTACTGCCTGCACTCGATATTAGCCAAGTCAAGGCACTAGTCGAGAAAACCTTCCAGGTTCCCGTTGCTGGAATTTTGCCCAACTGTGATGATTTGATGCTGCTGGCGAGTCGTGGGCTATTCGTTCTAAATCATCCTAAACACCCGTTTACTGAAGAACTAGAGGCGATTGCCTGCCGAATTAAAGCCTGATACGTTCCATGTAGGCTCTGAAATGGAGATGCCTCTAAACTGAATAAAAAAGGGGAACAGAGTTCCCCATCAAGAGGACAGAGCCTTTTGACTTCTCCAGCCACATCCGGTGTTTAGAGAGCTTGGATATCCTATCCGTATACATCTGTAAGTTGATTAAGTATGGTTCCGCTGAGATAGGATGCCCCACAAAACTCATTTCTCCATATAACCGAGTTTCAAATTGTGGAATCTCCAAGTAGTTAGGAGCGCCTTAAGAGCGCCGACCTCTGCCATTCAAAACTGGTGTAGGGAGTGCTTGCGGAGATACATACTTGTGCCATAGAGACGCCAACTCCGACGCTTTCGCCTGCCATTCTGGCTGGATTTGATACATCCGACGGGGACGACCCCGTCCCTCAACCTTTTTCCAGTAGCCTGTAATGGTGCCTGCGTCCTCCAAAAACTTTAGAGCGCTGTAAAGCACGGTGTCAGATAGGCGATAGCTAGGATGCTCGTGCTCTAACAGGTTAATTAACTCTGTGCCGTAGGAGTCATGGCGAACCAAGGTCGCAAGAACGTAGCATACGGCTAACTCCTTGTTGAGGTAGAAAGGAGGAGGATTATCGAAAAACTGATGGATTTCTTCAAAGGTCGTCATAGTGTTGTGCGAGTGAACAAATAATGAAACGCTATAGCTTGTGCTGTGACGCCGTACAGACCCAAACCCCTAAGTACTGAACGCTATTCCAAATAGAACCTAGGCCGCATAGAGTCATACGTCCATTGTTTTAATTTTCGGGAAATGGGCGATCGCTACTTTGGGTAAGACATACAATGGCGACTGCTAGTTGGGAAAGGGCTGGGCTAACCTTCTTCGAATACACCCTTTGGGTTCTAAACCTAGACACCCCTTTTTGCCCATCAGGGGCAGAGACTAGAACCGTGAAAGCAGACGGTTGGCAAATAGAGCATTAGCTGCAAATAGGTTGAACGTATTGGCAGTTCGAAGAGCCTTGATACAAGGCTGTATGCTTGCTGCGTCTCACGTCAGCTTGGTGCATTAATACTATGTAATCGAGGCGAAATTCACCCAAACGTCATAGACTTACGATAGTTCCGCGAAACAACTAAATTCGCAAAATAGTCCTGCAGACATAGTTTCGAGTGGAATGAGAGTTAGAGGTAGCGCCTTACTGCATGAGCTACACGACTACTGATAATCATACAAGTACCAGCAGTCCTATGATTTCCGCTATCAGATAATAATGATTTTAGCGATTCTTGTCTACTTCGTCTCTACTTTCAGCCCAACTACTTAAACTCCACATAATAATTTACCGAATATTTAGGTGGAGGTTCCTGCTATGCTGAAGAAACACATCATAACAGACGCTATCCGCGAGCTTCTCGACTAGCTCGGACTCTAGATATAGCGCTTTGTTTGAGGATACTCTTCTTAAAGAGAACTTTGATTGAGATTCATGGATGCTATCTGACCAAACTGAAAATCTGTGTTTAGATTGGGTTTGGGTACTATGACGAGTCAGTGTCCATCAAATGTCCGGGTTCAAGCTAGTCTTGTTTTGGCATCCTACGAAAGTGGCTATGTCACTCCGGGGTTTGGTGAAATTAGCTGGAAAGTCTATTATTAGCCAGTAACACGCTGTCTCAATGGCGATCGCGTGCTTTCAAGAAGACATCTATAGTAGAAGTCCAAGTCTGCGTAGAGGGTAGCTGTGGAAATCATTCCTGAAACATTTTGGAGCCAAGTCCTAGCACGCCTAGAGATGCAACTCAACCGTCCAACGTTTGAAACCTGGATTAAATCTGCAACGGTTGAGGCGTTGGACACTCAACGGCTTGTCATTTGTACCCCCAATCCCTTTGCTCGCAACTGGATTCAGAAACATTATC contains:
- a CDS encoding MinD/ParA family protein; this translates as MLKIVAIHSFRGGTGKSNVTANIATILASWGQRVGIIDTDLQSPGIHILFSLDQDKLSYTLNDYLWKDCEINDAAYDVTPAQLASALNDGKIFLAPGSFRAEDITRIVNEGYDMERLSGGIHDLGDRLNLDYVLIDTHPGLNQETLLAMALADLLVFILRPDSQDFQGTAVMIDVARQLGIPDILTVVNRVLPALDISQVKALVEKTFQVPVAGILPNCDDLMLLASRGLFVLNHPKHPFTEELEAIACRIKA
- a CDS encoding helix-turn-helix transcriptional regulator, with protein sequence MTTFEEIHQFFDNPPPFYLNKELAVCYVLATLVRHDSYGTELINLLEHEHPSYRLSDTVLYSALKFLEDAGTITGYWKKVEGRGRPRRMYQIQPEWQAKASELASLWHKYVSPQALPTPVLNGRGRRS
- a CDS encoding class I SAM-dependent methyltransferase, giving the protein MTMTMSKQQFFNAWASSYDWLLPSVFYQAAHQHMMDYVDLKERASVLDIGCGTGRLLYRLNDRYPGINGIGIDFSLQMLRQARQQRGDRTRLIFIQGRADSLRFADEQFDTVFCTFSFMHYPDPDRVLAEVYRVLKPGGQFYLLDPLLSLLDPLLSSAYRIQHLPLSPRGIRFYSAGDRDALAQHANFGPGRHYPIFFVSLLSIFEK
- a CDS encoding response regulator transcription factor, encoding MLTLEATKSNAEVSLGRVLVVEDEALIRDTIALALSDEGYEVLLAEDGRQALEMTHQSSDAGSHLIGVDLIILDLMLPYVNGLDLCRLIRHSGDNVPILILSAKGSETDRVVGLEVGADDYLAKPFGMRELVARCRALLRRYRHSQPSSEPQEATLQFKDITLYPQECRVTVRGEEINLSPKEFRILELFISHPRRVWSREQLIERVWGPDFMGDSKTVDVHIRWLREKLENDPSHPQYLMTVRGFGYRLG
- a CDS encoding RNA-binding protein, with product MSIRLYVGNLPKEVEKQELQAIFEEYGDAASAKVITDRKTGKCRGFGFVTVKDDETADQIIEKFNGYEFKETSLKIEKALPRSKGKDEAIEAPSVSSAPARRSKGGNGKSRRSSSEGTSTSSDSVQPDPRWAKELEKLKDLLATQTANS